CGTGCGAATAATCTTTGATTAATCTATTTTGATCTTCCTTGGAAAAATCCATCATTTTCATGTAATCTTCCACCGTTTTTATATCGTTTGGAGAATTGATGTCGCGATAAAATTTGATGTATTCATATCCTGTCAGAAATTCCGGCAAGAAATTTTCAGAAAAAAGCATTCCTATATCCTCTTTTTGAAGTTTTTCAGTTGAACCTTCATTGACCAAGTAGAATTCTCCCGAATCAAAATCTATCTCATCGTATAAAACGTTGAACAAAGTTGTTTTTCCGGCTCCATTTCTACCCAAAACAGAAGTGATGACTCCTTCTTTGAATTCGTAATTTACTTCATCCAGTACCAATTTGTCGTCGTATTTTTTAGTCAAATTTTTGATTACTAATTTCATAAACGTCCTCCTGTTTACTAATGTATTAATTATACCATACATTGTAGTGTTTGAAAAATATGCTATAATTATTTTACAGAGGTGCGTATGCAAGAATATAAGAATATAATTTTGGTGTCACATTGTTTGTTGAATGAACTTGCGGTTGTCAAAAACGATGCTGGCAGAAAAGATAATTTGAGTTTAATCAAAAATTTAATGAAAATGAACGTTGGAATTTTCCAACTTCCTTGTCCAGAAAACAGAATGTACGGGCCCAATCGCTGGGGAAGCGTGTATGAACAATTCGACAATAATTTCTACAGAAATACAAGCCGTGAATTATTAAATCCAATTGTCGACGAAATCTCCGATTACATCAAAGACGGCGTAAATTTTTTGGGAGTTATAGGAATTGATGGCTCTCCAAGTTGTGGAATTGGACTTACTTGCAAATCAGAAGAATTCAAAGGAGAAATCTCTGGAATAAAAGACATTGCTCATTGTGTAAATTCCGTAGAAATGACAGATGACAAGGGCGTTTTCATGGAAGAATTGGAAAAATTATTCGAAAACAAAAAAATCGATGCAAAATTTTACGGCTACAACGACGAGAACGTAGATGAAATAACAGAAAAAATCGAACAATCAATAAAAAATAACGCATACTAGATGCGTTATTTTTGTTTTCATTTACAACATAGCTTTGACTCTTTTGTAAAGCAGCGAAACTATGGAGCAAGTTATTATTTTGTCCACTAAATTACTGGCAACTCTTGGTAAAAAAGCTGCTGAGAAAATAGTTTGGCCAGAATTTTTGAGTGCAGTGAAGAATACATCATTGAAATCTCCAGTTATTCCACCGTACACAAATACTGCAATTGGCGTACCGATTAAAGGAGCAACGATAGATAAAATAATTCCTGTTACTACTGCTGTTTTAAGATCGAATTTTCTCTTCTTTGCTATGAATCCTACAATTAAACCTACTGCCAAATTTACCAAAAGAAAAGGTATTTCTCTTGGATCTTTCAAAACTCCCAGGATAACATTAGTCAACGCTCCTGTACAAGCTCCCCAGAAAGGTCCCAAAACCACAGCTGTAAATACGGTTCCGACAGTGTCCATAAACAATAGCGGGATTTTCAATCCACCTACGAAAATTCCTAAAATGATATTGATCGCAATTCCAACTGCTGCAAAAACCATTTTCTTTGTTGAGTTATTTCTCATATTTTCCTCCTTTTGTATTTGTTTAAATTATATCACAAGTATTCTTCGCAATAAATATTTTTAATTCAACTTTTGAATTTCTACAATTTTTCAACACGTGTTATCAAAAAATAAAAGTATGATATAATTGAGATATAGAATAAATAAAGGAGATTTGTTATGAATTTAAAAAAGAAATTATTAGTAGCAGCTCTTGCTACAGCTATGGTTTTCCCTACAGTATCTATGGCTTCAAAATTAAACGTTCAAAGATACTCAGGAAGTAGCCGTGTTGAAACTGCAGTTAACGTTAGTAAGGACCAATTCTCATCAGCAAAGTCAGCTATTTTGGTTAACCAATTAGCATTCCCGGATGCTTTAAGTGCAACAGTTCTAAGCAAAGGAACTATGCCAGTATTATTCTCTGAATCAAATAACATCAGCGCTGATACATTAAACCAATTAAAATCAATGGGTGTTGAAAATGTATTTGTTTTAGGTGGAGAAAAATCAGTATCAAATGCAGTTGTGAATTCTGTAAAATCAGCTACAAATGCAAAAGTAGTTAGAATCAACGGAGCTAACAGATACAAAACAAAC
This Finegoldia magna ATCC 53516 DNA region includes the following protein-coding sequences:
- a CDS encoding ATP-binding cassette domain-containing protein: MKLVIKNLTKKYDDKLVLDEVNYEFKEGVITSVLGRNGAGKTTLFNVLYDEIDFDSGEFYLVNEGSTEKLQKEDIGMLFSENFLPEFLTGYEYIKFYRDINSPNDIKTVEDYMKMMDFSKEDQNRLIKDYSHGMKSKISLITLFISRPKVLLLDEPLTSLDVVISTQIKKLLMELKSQGRIIVLSTHMLDLAKQLSEEIVLLHHKKLQKLDLDKNDEKFDVELYDILKDESDE
- a CDS encoding CD3072 family TudS-related putative desulfidase, with protein sequence MQEYKNIILVSHCLLNELAVVKNDAGRKDNLSLIKNLMKMNVGIFQLPCPENRMYGPNRWGSVYEQFDNNFYRNTSRELLNPIVDEISDYIKDGVNFLGVIGIDGSPSCGIGLTCKSEEFKGEISGIKDIAHCVNSVEMTDDKGVFMEELEKLFENKKIDAKFYGYNDENVDEITEKIEQSIKNNAY
- a CDS encoding CD3073 family putative ECF transporter S component yields the protein MRNNSTKKMVFAAVGIAINIILGIFVGGLKIPLLFMDTVGTVFTAVVLGPFWGACTGALTNVILGVLKDPREIPFLLVNLAVGLIVGFIAKKRKFDLKTAVVTGIILSIVAPLIGTPIAVFVYGGITGDFNDVFFTALKNSGQTIFSAAFLPRVASNLVDKIITCSIVSLLYKRVKAML